The window TCGACAGACCTCTTCATTTCAGCTTCATGCCAAGCCCAAGAGCTATCATCAGAACTAAGAGACGGAGGGCGAGAAAAGCCAGTCCCCAGATGATCGGAAGGATTCCAATACATCACTCCACCACCGAAATATTGATTATAATCTACTCCAGAAACAGTATGCATCTCAAAATCTTCCTCTAACATCCACTTATTCTCGCATTCATTCCCTAGCTCGGGCTTATTTTTCTGTTCAGGAATGTCCACCAGAATTCCAGAATCATAATTGCAAGCGAATGCTGTTGTCAAGCCACAATTGCTATGAACCATGGGAGGCCAATCTAGACTCATGGGCATGGGTCGAGAAAGAACTTGTTTGTGAGAACCTTCGATGGAAGGATTTCTAGCATGGTGCACAGTGGACACAAAAGGTTGGCGTACGTATGCATGCAAACTGTGACCAACATCAAGATGCAGTCTATCAGTGGCAGTTGGAAGGTGAGAATTAACATGTGAAAAGTACATGGGAGCTACAGCATGCCACtcataagaaacaaattctgAACTGCTGGCGGCAATACCGTAACCAGCTTCTCTTCTCTGATGGTGAATCTGATGGGATTCCCCTTCCTCCAAAGTTCCGGATCGTCCAATAGGCATTGTCAATTTTTCATTACGTACACCTGAACAGCGAGATTTTTGAGAGTTCATGTTCTTACAGCGTGGATCACCGGCAGGATCGGCAGAAGTCGAATCGGATGAAATCACATGCGTTTCAGCTTTGTCGTGCAATCCTTCCTCTCCAGAATACTCACATTTAACTGCACTGTTAACAGATGTAGAAGTACCTGAGCTATTCCTTTCACAGCTAGATGAACCATGCTCTCGAATAATCTGAGCATCGGTATTTTCCTTAGGAAGCGGATTGACAGAAGAACCACTTGAATCACATTCAGGAGCTTTTTCGATAGCTGAACTATTCACTATGGACTTATTCACTTCCCCGGTGTTTTCCAAACTTGTACACTTATtattcttgttcttttctttccttttctttttagttcttCCTTTCCTGGCAACCAACCCTGGGACAACTTCCTGATAAATATTATcagtttcaaaacaaaaacaatctgAGTTCTATTCAGCCAAAATATGaggaaagaaaataattcaccattgtttctgcagaggccTCAGAACTATTGATCATCGTTGATGGTGTAGAAACCTTCTTGCATTCTGTCGCTTCTCTATTTCTGTTAAGTTCCAATTTAGCTTGATCTTTCTGGAGATAACTTCAAAGATCAATCCAAGTTGCCacacaaatatttataaaataaaataatctgcGTACGGAATATAAACTATGTACCTTTCCGCTTTTCGTAGAAAAATTCACGTTTTTTTCAGATTTAGCCTCCGGGGTTGGCTTTTTCATGTTCCTGGTCTTTCCTTTGTGTTTACGGCTGGTCGAACCCAACCTCTTATTGGATGATGAGCTTGGAGAACACTTCTGAGTGTTGTCTTCAAGAAGTTCAACTTTAACGGATTCAATAGAGATTACCATAAGAGAACCCCGTAGTTTTCTTAAGATGCAATCAACTAAGGTTGTGATAGAACCCAATGAGCTGAAAAATAGAGTTTGTACTGGAACTAAGCCATTTTGGCATACGATGAGCAGAGAAGCAAATTCTTGAAGAACGTATAAGGCACTTAAATTACTGGCCACGGTAATAGGTTTCCTTGATACCGAGTTTGGTTCCAACATCATGTCACAGAATGGAACAGCTAAAGTTTCTGTACGCCCAACCCTTGCAGTTGCAGTTCCCCCACCAAAATTGAAGAGCCACATTTCTTCCTGCGGTGCTTGATTTGCTTCTCTAAGAACCTCATATATCTGAGTTCGAGTGACAACAAAAAGTTTAGATACAATAAGAAGGCAGAAACACATTTGTACAGCATGTATCGGAACATAGTGGCAGGGCACATAGCGGATGACAGAGACTTCCAGAATGCAAGTTCACACTAAAACAAAAGCAACCTTAACCTAGAAAGAAGTATAGACAAACTAGATACGGGAAGACAAGTAGTAAGCGTCCACAATTCCTAATCCATAGTCCAAGATATAGCTAGATTGTGATAGTACTGAATCATGTAACATTGATATAGCATATAGCCAGTATATCCTTATTGGTAGAGTTATTACATAAACTGTAAGTTCCTTGTGCACATACCACAGATTTTGCCGACTTGGCGAACAAACAAGTCCAGAATTTAGTGTGCGTGGCGGCATCGAGATTCTCCCACCAATCAACAGAGGCCTTCTTCCTCCAGAACGCAttggcagcagcagcagcagcattcaatttctctttcaatttGATTCCTCGTTTCTTGCCGCCACTATGGGTGTTCAACCAAGCTAACCTCAAGCTAACCTCTAACCTATTTGCGACGAAGGCTTCCATGCTATAGTACCCTTTAGCTTTGAGCCAATCCAATTCGACCCAATTGGAACCCAGATCACTCTCTTCCCCTCTCAGAAAGGCTCCATTCGACAAGGCATCCATAGCCTCCACGAAACGATCCACGTCGGTGAGAAAGCCGTCGGCCATGCCGACCGAATCGAGGGAACTGACGGAGCAAGAGCAATCTTGAGCCCTTTCCCCTTCTCTCGAAGCAAAGAGGCGAGTGGAGTCGAAAATGAAACGCTCGGACTCGTTGGACTCAGCAACCCTGGAGATTAAGCCACGAGATTTTTTAAAGCAGAGACTGGGGAGATCGGAGGAGGAAGGGAGGTCTGGGAGGATGATGAAAGAGCCAGGGCCTTTAGTGCGGATATGACCGAGCATCTGGAGGAGGATTTGGACGAACTTGGGGTCGACGAAGGTGAGGTGAGAGAGGCGCTGGTGGACGCTGAGAGAGGAGAACCACCGGAGGATCGCCGACCTAGGATTGGGGCTAGTATTAGGCATGGAAGATGAATGGGAGTGGTAGAGAGAGATGTGAGACGTGAGGGAATCGATAAGTTGATTCTGAGCCATGGATGATAATTTGGAAGGGAGATGACCATTTTCCATAGTCTCTTCTGTCTCGTCGAACAACtcccaaggaagaagaagaagacgaagaagacgaagaagaagaagaagaagaagaagaagaagaagacgaagacgaagaaaggCTCTCAAGTTGCGGAACCAACGAACGGAACGGCTAAATTACTTAACCCAAATCAAACCCCAACCGGCCCGCAATTGGAACCGTGTCTCTTGCTGACGAACCATAATAAGTCTATTCAAATGGGCATGAGAATGGGCCTGGGCCCATTGTAAATCCTCGATGTTCTTTTCTGTGGATCAACAAATAGGccctttttgtgtttctttttattttaaggtACCAACAACAGCCAGCGACTATTTTACCATGtgtaaaaacaatacaaaacatatGTGATCTCAGCTAAAACTGCAACTAGCTACATCAGTTGGACGACTGTAGATAGAGGCATGccatcatcttctttcttgcAGTAAATGAACCcggtttaattataaaaatgtctCCCGAGAACCGAGAAGACACGCACCGAGTTTAAATGTGTGGTCGGAGGGAATAAAAGTGCGTGCGGCTTTGCTTAAAGGAGTCAAGGAAAGAGCTTTAAAAAAGGATCTTGTTGGCCACAAGCCTCTTCCTTTACATCTTCTCCGCCGCACCCTATGGGTCAACAGTTGAACCCTCTCCACTATACGCGTGTGTGTATAACCATTCTATATAGATTATGTTTCATAACGTATAGATCCTGttccatatataaaaaaagaatggtTTTCATCTGAGAGGTAATTAAGATATACTCTAATCAATCTGGTCAACTGCCTTAGGtagatataacaaatatttaatcACGTTCGAAATTGATTTATAGGAATACActtataattaaattagtatATAGTAGTACTTGCTTACCGGCCTTCTTATAACCTTCCTTCAAACTctagctagctaatcaattaaACTAACAAATTA is drawn from Camelina sativa cultivar DH55 chromosome 8, Cs, whole genome shotgun sequence and contains these coding sequences:
- the LOC104705261 gene encoding uncharacterized protein LOC104705261 isoform X2 yields the protein MENGHLPSKLSSMAQNQLIDSLTSHISLYHSHSSSMPNTSPNPRSAILRWFSSLSVHQRLSHLTFVDPKFVQILLQMLGHIRTKGPGSFIILPDLPSSSDLPSLCFKKSRGLISRVAESNESERFIFDSTRLFASREGERAQDCSCSVSSLDSVGMADGFLTDVDRFVEAMDALSNGAFLRGEESDLGSNWVELDWLKAKGYYSMEAFVANRLEVSLRLAWLNTHSGGKKRGIKLKEKLNAAAAAANAFWRKKASVDWWENLDAATHTKFWTCLFAKSAKSVIYEVLREANQAPQEEMWLFNFGGGTATARVGRTETLAVPFCDMMLEPNSVSRKPITVASNLSALYVLQEFASLLIVCQNGLVPVQTLFFSSLGSITTLVDCILRKLRGSLMVISIESVKVELLEDNTQKCSPSSSSNKRLGSTSRKHKGKTRNMKKPTPEAKSEKNVNFSTKSGKKDQAKLELNRNREATECKKVSTPSTMINSSEASAETMEVVPGLVARKGRTKKKRKEKNKNNKCTSLENTGEVNKSIVNSSAIEKAPECDSSGSSVNPLPKENTDAQIIREHGSSSCERNSSGTSTSVNSAVKCEYSGEEGLHDKAETHVISSDSTSADPAGDPRCKNMNSQKSRCSGVRNEKLTMPIGRSGTLEEGESHQIHHQRREAGYGIAASSSEFVSYEWHAVAPMYFSHVNSHLPTATDRLHLDVGHSLHAYVRQPFVSTVHHARNPSIEGSHKQVLSRPMPMSLDWPPMVHSNCGLTTAFACNYDSGILVDIPEQKNKPELGNECENKWMLEEDFEMHTVSGVDYNQYFGGGVMYWNPSDHLGTGFSRPPSLSSDDSSWAWHEAEMKRSVDDMVAFSSSYSANGLDSPTAASFCSPFHPLGPANQPLGYVVPGNELSTKILQAPPTTSEAAGEEEVSGTLGSLSADVEGNSGDSLPYPILRPIIIPNMSKSEYKRSYDTKSPNVPPTRREHPRIKRPPSPVVLCVPRAPRPPPPSPVSNSRARRGFPTVRSGSSSPRHWGMRGWFHDGVNWEEPCGAEVVLPWRNKSLAVRPIIQPLPGALLQDHLIAMSQLGRDQEHPDVAFPLQPPELLNCPTQGESLSLIHGLLNDEIDFFCKQVAAENMARKPYINWAIKRVTRSLQVLWPRSRTNIFGSSATGLSLPSSDVDLVVCLPPVRNLEPIKEAGILEGRNGIKETCLQHAARYLANQEWVKTDSLKTVENTAIPIIMLVVEVPCDLVCSIQSPKDGPDCIAADQDSNGNTEMVGFEGSAAANSLPTNTGILANAKSVRLDISFKTPSHTGLQTTQLVKDLTEQFPAATPLALVLKQFLADRTLDQSYSGGLSSYCLVLLITRFLQHEHHLGRSINQYFAELWGASNGFSLLFW
- the LOC104705261 gene encoding uncharacterized protein LOC104705261 isoform X1, coding for MENGHLPSKLSSMAQNQLIDSLTSHISLYHSHSSSMPNTSPNPRSAILRWFSSLSVHQRLSHLTFVDPKFVQILLQMLGHIRTKGPGSFIILPDLPSSSDLPSLCFKKSRGLISRVAESNESERFIFDSTRLFASREGERAQDCSCSVSSLDSVGMADGFLTDVDRFVEAMDALSNGAFLRGEESDLGSNWVELDWLKAKGYYSMEAFVANRLEVSLRLAWLNTHSGGKKRGIKLKEKLNAAAAAANAFWRKKASVDWWENLDAATHTKFWTCLFAKSAKSVIYEVLREANQAPQEEMWLFNFGGGTATARVGRTETLAVPFCDMMLEPNSVSRKPITVASNLSALYVLQEFASLLIVCQNGLVPVQTLFFSSLGSITTLVDCILRKLRGSLMVISIESVKVELLEDNTQKCSPSSSSNKRLGSTSRKHKGKTRNMKKPTPEAKSEKNVNFSTKSGKKDQAKLELNRNREATECKKVSTPSTMINSSEASAETMEVVPGLVARKGRTKKKRKEKNKNNKCTSLENTGEVNKSIVNSSAIEKAPECDSSGSSVNPLPKENTDAQIIREHGSSSCERNSSGTSTSVNSAVKCEYSGEEGLHDKAETHVISSDSTSADPAGDPRCKNMNSQKSRCSGVRNEKLTMPIGRSGTLEEGESHQIHHQRREAGYGIAASSSEFVSYEWHAVAPMYFSHVNSHLPTATDRLHLDVGHSLHAYVRQPFVSTVHHARNPSIEGSHKQVLSRPMPMSLDWPPMVHSNCGLTTAFACNYDSGILVDIPEQKNKPELGNECENKWMLEEDFEMHTVSGVDYNQYFGGGVMYWNPSDHLGTGFSRPPSLSSDDSSWAWHEAEMKRSVDDMVAFSSSYSANGLDSPTAASFCSPFHPLGPANQPLGYVVPGNELSTKILQAPPTTSEAAGEEEVSGTLGSLSADVEGNSGDSLPYPILRPIIIPNMSKSEYKRSYDTKSPNVPPTRREHPRIKRPPSPVVLCVPRAPRPPPPSPVSNSRARRGFPTVRSGSSSPRHWGMRGWFHDGVNWEEPCGAEVVLPWRNKSLAVRPIIQPLPGALLQDHLIAMSQLGRDQEHPDVAFPLQPPELLNCPTQGESLSLIHGLLNDEIDFFCKQVAAENMARKPYINWAIKRVTRSLQVLWPRSRTNIFGSSATGLSLPSSDVDLVVCLPPVRNLEPIKEAGILEGRNGIKETCLQHAARYLANQEWVKTDSLKTVENTAIPIIMLVVEVPCDLVCSIQSPKDGPDCIAADQDSNGNTEMVGFEGSAAANSLPTNTGILANAKSVRLDISFKTPSHTGLQTTQLVKDLTEQFPAATPLALVLKQFLADRTLDQSYSGGLSSYCLVLLITRFLQHEHHLGRSINQNFGGLLMDFLYFFGNVFDPRQMRVSVQGSGIYRNRERGYSIDPIHIDDPLFPTNNVGRNCFRIHQCIKAFSEAYSVLENELTCITSSSDSCGKKLHNLLPKIIPSIISS